The proteins below are encoded in one region of Aquisphaera giovannonii:
- a CDS encoding dockerin type I repeat-containing protein — protein sequence MRRSRRAPAVRPSLESMEGRLLLSQTGVNLKQQTNYVNGPVWVDVRDSLRGWTKLDDSGYITSLTPRGYPLETSHTWTRMNGYPAGTYSVSYSGAATLTITGVSSATPFTLGADGLYHGSVTFNSAPVYIDIRASGLDPARPFGDLHIITPGYGTAPNQTQIYTDTFLQSIQPFSYLRFYEWDGYGGPNEVNWSDRFEPGDFQTFTMNGVPYEDMISLCNTAHKDMWINIPVRASDDYVKQLADLISSRLDPSLKVYVEYSNETWNTGFKAYPLVLAASKSNPLVTATGDIYRVAQQTAYMTKHDGDIFKQEFGAASSRVLPVLPGWAASSDYNNAMLSFLDANYGAASGSVYALAIAPYLDFKLPAKLTADQLISMMYTFLETKYASRISADSAVATAYGLPLISYEGGFGFYTSSTNAAVVNSTIVNDPRIAQVYKVMRDLWDERGGSQFTYYALNDSYWGLVTQLGNAGDYKWDAVMTSILPTGDANGDGVVDSKDLAIVQANMGRTGAWMSQGDSNGDGVVNSKDLALVQGILNGTVGGTFVSRDSATGGGWQTLYGGDGYMMAGVGSSLPSYAAVTVTGASTTVSASSTTDPRALSSPISVNGQATAASWRSSQPFTIDVNLTDGQAHSLTVYGLDWARAGVMERVDLVDAASGAVLDSQTLSQMSNGTYLTWTAKGHVQIRVTPLTGGAVISGLFFGGKTASATPFVGSDAAAQGNWQGTYGADGYSIPKGASAYPSYASVSTSGASLYSWSATTTDARALSVPGSASARLASCWYSPTSFTIDVNLTDGQAHKVSLYLLDWDSTSRSERIQLVDASTGAVLDTRSASSFNGGTYLTWNVSGHVKFVVSRTGGANAAVSGLFFGSPAPGATSFVGSSAAVQGNWQGTYGADGYSIPKGASAYPSYASVSTSGASLYSWSATTTDARALSVPGSASARLASCWYSPTSFTIDVNLTDGQAHKVSLYLLDWDSTSRSERIQLVDASTGAVLDTRSASSFNGGTYLTWNVSGHVKFVVSRTGGANAAVSGLFFD from the coding sequence ATGCGGAGAAGCAGACGAGCGCCCGCGGTGCGCCCCTCGCTGGAGTCCATGGAAGGCCGGCTGCTCCTGAGCCAGACCGGCGTCAACCTGAAGCAGCAGACCAACTACGTCAACGGCCCGGTCTGGGTGGACGTCCGCGACTCCCTCAGGGGCTGGACGAAGCTCGACGACAGCGGGTACATCACCAGCCTCACCCCCCGTGGCTACCCGCTGGAGACCTCGCACACCTGGACGCGGATGAACGGGTACCCGGCCGGCACCTACTCGGTCAGCTACTCCGGGGCCGCGACGCTGACGATCACCGGCGTCTCCTCCGCGACGCCCTTCACCCTCGGGGCCGACGGGCTCTACCACGGCTCGGTCACGTTCAACTCCGCACCCGTCTACATCGACATCCGCGCCTCCGGCCTGGACCCCGCCCGCCCCTTCGGCGACCTCCACATCATCACGCCCGGCTACGGAACCGCGCCGAACCAGACGCAGATCTACACCGACACGTTCCTCCAGTCCATCCAGCCGTTCTCGTACCTGCGGTTCTACGAGTGGGACGGCTACGGCGGCCCCAACGAGGTCAACTGGTCCGACCGGTTCGAGCCGGGGGACTTCCAGACCTTCACCATGAATGGCGTCCCGTACGAGGACATGATCAGCCTCTGCAACACCGCGCACAAGGACATGTGGATCAACATCCCGGTCCGGGCCAGCGACGACTACGTGAAGCAGCTCGCGGACCTCATCAGCAGCCGGCTCGACCCCTCGCTCAAGGTCTACGTCGAGTACAGCAACGAGACCTGGAACACCGGGTTCAAGGCGTACCCCCTGGTGCTGGCGGCGTCCAAGTCCAACCCGCTGGTGACCGCCACCGGCGACATCTACCGCGTCGCCCAGCAGACCGCGTACATGACCAAGCACGACGGGGACATCTTCAAGCAGGAGTTCGGCGCCGCGTCGTCGCGGGTCCTGCCGGTCCTCCCCGGCTGGGCGGCGTCGAGCGACTACAACAACGCGATGCTCAGCTTCCTGGACGCCAATTACGGGGCCGCCTCCGGGTCGGTGTATGCCCTGGCCATCGCCCCCTACCTCGACTTCAAGCTGCCGGCCAAGCTGACCGCCGACCAGCTCATCTCGATGATGTACACGTTCCTGGAGACGAAGTACGCCTCCCGGATCAGCGCGGACAGCGCCGTCGCGACCGCCTACGGCCTGCCGCTCATCTCGTACGAGGGCGGCTTCGGCTTCTACACCTCCTCCACCAACGCGGCCGTGGTCAACAGCACGATCGTGAACGACCCGCGGATCGCCCAGGTCTACAAGGTGATGCGGGACCTCTGGGACGAGCGGGGCGGCTCGCAGTTCACCTACTACGCGCTCAACGACAGCTACTGGGGCCTCGTGACCCAGCTCGGCAACGCCGGCGACTACAAGTGGGATGCCGTCATGACCAGCATCCTGCCGACCGGCGACGCCAACGGGGACGGCGTGGTCGACTCCAAGGACCTCGCCATCGTGCAGGCGAACATGGGGAGGACCGGGGCCTGGATGAGCCAGGGCGACTCCAACGGGGACGGCGTGGTCAACTCCAAGGACCTGGCCCTCGTCCAGGGGATCCTGAACGGCACGGTCGGCGGGACGTTCGTGTCCAGGGACTCGGCCACCGGCGGGGGCTGGCAGACGCTCTACGGGGGCGACGGCTACATGATGGCCGGCGTCGGCTCGTCCCTCCCATCCTACGCCGCCGTCACGGTCACCGGCGCGTCCACGACCGTCTCGGCGTCCTCGACCACCGACCCCCGCGCGCTGTCGTCGCCCATCTCCGTGAACGGGCAGGCGACCGCCGCCTCGTGGAGGAGCAGCCAGCCCTTCACGATCGACGTCAACCTCACCGACGGCCAGGCCCATAGCCTCACGGTCTACGGCCTGGACTGGGCCCGCGCCGGCGTGATGGAGCGCGTCGACCTCGTCGACGCCGCCTCCGGCGCCGTCCTGGATTCGCAGACGCTCTCCCAGATGTCCAACGGCACGTACCTCACCTGGACGGCGAAGGGCCACGTCCAGATCCGCGTCACCCCGCTCACCGGGGGGGCCGTCATCAGCGGGCTCTTCTTCGGGGGCAAGACGGCCTCGGCGACCCCGTTCGTCGGCAGCGACGCGGCGGCGCAGGGGAACTGGCAGGGCACCTACGGGGCCGACGGCTACTCGATCCCGAAGGGCGCCTCCGCCTACCCCTCCTACGCCTCCGTCTCGACCTCCGGCGCCAGCCTCTACTCCTGGTCCGCGACCACGACCGACGCCCGCGCCCTCTCCGTGCCCGGCTCCGCCTCCGCCCGGCTCGCCTCCTGCTGGTACAGCCCGACCTCCTTCACCATCGACGTCAACCTCACCGACGGCCAGGCGCACAAGGTCTCGCTCTACCTGCTGGACTGGGACAGCACCTCCCGCTCCGAGCGGATCCAGCTCGTCGACGCCTCCACCGGCGCCGTCCTCGACACCCGCTCGGCGTCGTCGTTCAACGGCGGCACCTACCTGACGTGGAACGTCTCCGGCCACGTCAAGTTCGTCGTATCCCGCACCGGCGGCGCCAACGCCGCCGTCAGCGGCCTCTTCTTCGGCTCCCCCGCACCGGGGGCCACCTCCTTCGTCGGCAGCAGCGCGGCGGTGCAGGGGAACTGGCAGGGCACCTACGGGGCCGACGGCTACTCGATCCCGAAGGGCGCCTCCGCCTACCCCTCCTACGCCTCCGTCTCGACCTCCGGCGCCAGCCTCTACTCCTGGTCCGCGACCACGACCGACGCCCGCGCCCTCTCCGTGCCCGGCTCCGCCTCCGCCCGGCTCGCCTCCTGCTGGTACAGCCCGACCTCCTTCACCATCGACGTCAACCTCACCGACGGCCAGGCGCACAAGGTCTCGCTCTACCTGCTGGACTGGGACAGCACCTCCCGC